In one window of Aceticella autotrophica DNA:
- a CDS encoding IS607 family transposase, with translation MELLTISKAAKKIGVHPNSLRNWEKQGLIKPVRLPSGQRRYSIDELNKLLQSGQINTGQEDVVLYARVSTKKQADAGNLNRQLERLRQYADESNYRVVAEFTDVASGLNQKRRGLTNVFKLAERGEYKKLIIEYPDRLTRFGYSYIERHLHYCVVEVIAIAEKEPEDAQSELVRDLLAIITSFSAKLYGTRGGKKIRQGFRELITEVKPDEEKEKE, from the coding sequence ATGGAATTATTAACTATAAGCAAAGCAGCAAAGAAAATAGGTGTCCATCCCAACAGCCTGCGCAACTGGGAAAAGCAAGGTTTAATCAAGCCTGTCCGTTTGCCAAGTGGTCAGCGCCGATACTCCATAGACGAACTCAATAAGCTTTTGCAATCCGGACAGATAAACACTGGGCAGGAAGACGTTGTTTTATATGCCCGGGTATCCACCAAAAAGCAGGCAGATGCCGGCAATTTAAACAGACAACTGGAAAGACTGAGACAATATGCTGATGAATCAAATTACCGTGTCGTTGCCGAGTTCACCGACGTAGCCAGTGGCTTAAATCAGAAGCGCCGTGGATTGACAAATGTATTCAAGCTGGCTGAACGTGGTGAATACAAGAAGCTTATCATCGAATATCCCGACCGACTGACACGATTTGGGTATTCGTACATCGAACGGCATTTGCATTACTGTGTGGTGGAAGTAATCGCTATAGCCGAGAAAGAGCCAGAAGACGCACAATCCGAGCTGGTCAGGGACTTATTGGCGATAATCACGTCTTTTTCAGCTAAGCTGTATGGCACCAGAGGAGGTAAGAAGATAAGGCAGGGTTTCCGGGAACTGATAACGGAGGTGAAGCCAGATGAAGAAAAGGAAAAAGAATAA
- a CDS encoding RecX family transcriptional regulator, producing the protein MIEKQKKNNKRFNIYIDNKYVFSASYEELNFLDLKEGKEIDDEHYNYYLNYLLKRKAENTAVQFLSYKMRTEKELQEKLKSKDFPDDIINDIIFKFKELKYIDDRYYAELYIEEKKEQLHSKYRIFSELKVKGIDTIIISDVLEDKYPDELEIIKRILYKKRKTSKDIVKIKAYLYRNGFKIDDINKALKLEELKS; encoded by the coding sequence ATGATAGAAAAGCAAAAGAAAAATAATAAGAGGTTTAATATTTATATCGATAATAAATATGTGTTTTCTGCATCATATGAGGAATTAAATTTTTTAGATTTAAAAGAAGGTAAAGAAATAGATGATGAACACTATAATTACTATTTAAACTATCTTCTTAAAAGAAAAGCTGAAAATACAGCAGTTCAATTTCTTTCATATAAGATGAGGACAGAAAAGGAATTACAAGAAAAACTAAAATCTAAGGATTTTCCTGATGACATTATAAATGATATTATTTTTAAATTTAAGGAACTAAAATATATAGATGATAGATATTATGCAGAATTATACATTGAAGAAAAAAAAGAACAATTACATAGTAAGTACAGAATATTTTCCGAATTAAAGGTGAAAGGAATAGATACAATAATAATCTCTGATGTACTTGAAGATAAATATCCTGATGAATTGGAAATTATAAAGAGAATTTTATATAAAAAGCGTAAAACTTCAAAAGACATTGTTAAAATAAAAGCTTATTTATATAGAAATGGCTTTAAGATTGATGATATAAATAAAGCCTTGAAATTGGAGGAACTTAAATCATAG
- the pgsA gene encoding CDP-diacylglycerol--glycerol-3-phosphate 3-phosphatidyltransferase: MNLANKITITRLLMIPIFIIILLSDLNCKNILSAVFFALASLTDKLDGYVARKYNQITSLGKFMDPLVDKVMVSSALIALIQLGRIESWIVIIILAREFIVTGLRTVAANKGIVIAANIYGKYKTTFQIIAVILLMLNNYPFSLINFPLSTIMVYLALITTVFSGIDYIIKSKDFIFEK; encoded by the coding sequence ATGAATTTAGCAAATAAAATTACTATTACAAGGCTTCTAATGATTCCGATTTTTATAATTATTTTATTATCGGATTTAAATTGTAAAAATATACTTTCAGCTGTTTTTTTTGCTTTAGCATCATTAACGGATAAACTTGACGGATATGTTGCACGTAAATATAATCAGATAACAAGCCTCGGCAAATTTATGGATCCTTTAGTTGACAAAGTAATGGTATCCTCAGCACTTATTGCACTGATACAACTTGGAAGAATTGAAAGTTGGATTGTTATTATAATTTTGGCGAGGGAATTCATTGTCACCGGTTTAAGAACAGTGGCAGCAAATAAAGGGATTGTTATTGCAGCAAATATTTACGGCAAATATAAAACTACCTTTCAGATAATCGCTGTAATATTATTAATGCTTAATAATTACCCTTTTAGTCTTATAAACTTTCCTTTATCTACTATTATGGTTTATTTAGCCCTAATTACAACAGTTTTTTCTGGTATTGATTATATAATAAAATCTAAGGATTTTATATTTGAAAAATAG
- the recA gene encoding recombinase RecA gives MIEKQKALDMAINQIERQFGKGSIMKLGDNSRLNVEVISSGSIDLDIALGVGGIPRGRIIEIFGPESSGKTTIALHILAEAQKIGGTGAFIDAEHALDPTYAKKLGVNIDNLLVSQPDTGEQALEIAEALVRSGAVDVIVVDSVAALVPKAEIDGEMGDAHVGLQARLMSQALRKLSGVISKSKCIVVFINQLREKVGIMFGNPETTPGGRALKFYSTIRLDVRKIESLKQGNDVVGNRTRVKVVKNKVAPPFKQAEFDIMYGEGISKEGSILDLAVSINAVEKSGAWYSYNEVRLGQGRENAKQYLKENKELLAELENKIRENFNLVHNDVKIENADVSTK, from the coding sequence ATGATAGAGAAACAAAAGGCCCTTGATATGGCAATAAACCAAATTGAAAGACAATTCGGAAAAGGTTCCATAATGAAACTTGGTGATAATAGCAGGTTAAATGTTGAGGTGATTTCTTCCGGTTCAATAGACCTCGATATTGCACTAGGGGTTGGCGGTATTCCCCGCGGAAGAATCATAGAAATATTTGGACCGGAATCCTCAGGTAAGACAACAATTGCTTTACATATATTGGCAGAAGCGCAAAAGATTGGTGGGACAGGTGCGTTTATAGATGCTGAGCATGCACTTGACCCTACTTATGCAAAAAAATTAGGTGTCAATATAGATAATTTATTGGTTTCACAGCCAGATACTGGTGAACAGGCATTGGAGATTGCAGAAGCACTTGTAAGAAGTGGTGCTGTCGATGTTATAGTAGTTGATTCTGTTGCCGCATTGGTTCCAAAAGCCGAAATAGATGGAGAAATGGGTGATGCACATGTTGGCTTGCAAGCAAGGCTTATGTCTCAAGCCTTGAGGAAGTTATCAGGTGTGATAAGCAAATCAAAATGTATTGTTGTATTTATTAATCAATTAAGGGAAAAAGTTGGAATTATGTTTGGCAATCCTGAGACAACACCTGGAGGTAGAGCATTAAAATTTTATTCCACAATTAGATTAGATGTCAGGAAAATTGAATCATTGAAACAAGGAAATGATGTTGTCGGGAATAGGACGAGAGTAAAGGTAGTAAAAAATAAAGTAGCTCCACCGTTTAAACAGGCAGAATTTGATATAATGTATGGTGAAGGTATTTCAAAAGAAGGAAGTATTTTGGATTTGGCGGTCAGTATAAACGCAGTAGAAAAAAGTGGAGCATGGTATTCATATAATGAAGTTAGACTGGGGCAAGGAAGAGAAAATGCCAAACAATATTTAAAAGAAAATAAAGAACTTTTAGCAGAATTAGAGAATAAAATAAGGGAAAATTTTAACCTTGTGCACAATGATGTTAAGATTGAAAATGCAGATGTATCAACAAAATAA
- a CDS encoding IS200/IS605 family accessory protein TnpB-related protein translates to MKKRKKNNSYSPDDNKNTVCGEPEIYPAFRSKKWSRGMEDPLNTEMRLFCSCTRWAFNRLQEDKSREKLKKEGQQVFGLNVRYCDDAILKAKAIIESQKELLKMEKEETKTKLTRAKKKLSWAEKTLDKAVEKNDSEKIKKLKRTVHGRKARVKKLSDKLDELKVHEDNGTIPTVVFGGHSLWKKVCKGRIPIEEWKQARQDRLYSRGDKTKGGNPNIKISEYNGEFFLSVTISHLSEQKGTDKKDRPIMTRAPRVEGRLWLPDKYRSKVYELLLSRAPYTVELIKGKDDRYRAHISFDLIPPDLTTNPDYGYLGMDTNPDGIALANVGCTGQPEPWAKNFNVPYPKALHKFDGEFQIKIHPNGFLYIKIPELSYSSGYRRTYLVGVLAKIVVDIAKALGKPIALEKLDFGKDHLNTNKKFNRMAANFPFKKMVEAVIRRAFKEGVGVKQVWPAHTSTIGYWKYKKKYGIIIHHAAALVIARRALNYKEHITKELKQKVQVFKEKLNQKANSLPGEGRGMTRKVKQMFKKLDGKILNFNGLTRFKQESFYSVWHDLKILALSSR, encoded by the coding sequence ATGAAGAAAAGGAAAAAGAATAATTCATACAGCCCTGACGATAATAAAAACACCGTCTGCGGTGAACCGGAAATCTACCCTGCCTTCCGCTCAAAAAAGTGGAGCCGTGGGATGGAGGACCCGCTAAATACCGAGATGAGGTTGTTCTGCTCTTGTACTCGCTGGGCATTCAACCGGCTGCAAGAAGATAAATCACGTGAAAAACTAAAAAAAGAAGGTCAGCAGGTATTTGGCTTAAACGTACGATACTGTGATGATGCCATACTGAAAGCCAAAGCCATAATCGAATCTCAAAAAGAGCTTTTAAAAATGGAAAAAGAAGAAACAAAAACAAAACTGACCCGTGCGAAGAAGAAACTCAGTTGGGCAGAAAAAACCTTAGATAAAGCTGTTGAAAAAAACGATTCAGAAAAAATCAAAAAATTAAAGCGCACTGTACACGGTCGCAAAGCCAGGGTGAAAAAACTATCTGATAAACTCGATGAGTTAAAGGTTCACGAAGACAATGGCACCATACCTACAGTAGTCTTTGGTGGTCATTCTTTGTGGAAGAAAGTTTGCAAAGGCAGGATTCCGATAGAAGAATGGAAACAGGCACGTCAAGACAGGTTATATTCCCGCGGAGACAAGACCAAAGGCGGTAATCCAAACATCAAGATAAGCGAGTATAACGGAGAATTCTTTTTATCAGTAACCATTTCTCACCTGTCTGAGCAAAAAGGCACGGATAAAAAAGATAGACCAATAATGACCAGAGCGCCCCGTGTAGAAGGCAGGCTGTGGCTGCCGGATAAATACCGTTCAAAGGTATATGAATTACTTTTATCCCGTGCACCTTATACAGTAGAACTTATCAAAGGCAAGGATGACAGGTACAGGGCACATATCAGTTTCGACTTAATACCGCCTGATTTGACAACCAATCCCGACTACGGATATTTAGGTATGGATACCAACCCTGACGGTATAGCGCTTGCCAATGTCGGTTGCACCGGTCAACCAGAACCATGGGCAAAGAATTTTAACGTACCATACCCAAAAGCCCTGCACAAATTTGACGGTGAATTTCAGATAAAGATACATCCAAATGGTTTTCTTTATATCAAGATACCAGAACTATCTTACAGTTCTGGATACCGGCGTACTTACTTAGTCGGTGTGTTAGCCAAGATAGTAGTAGACATTGCTAAAGCCTTGGGTAAACCCATAGCCTTAGAAAAGCTGGACTTCGGGAAAGACCATCTAAATACCAACAAAAAATTCAACCGCATGGCAGCCAATTTCCCTTTTAAAAAGATGGTCGAAGCTGTCATACGCAGGGCTTTCAAAGAAGGAGTAGGTGTAAAGCAGGTATGGCCAGCGCACACGTCAACCATAGGTTACTGGAAGTACAAAAAGAAGTACGGCATAATAATACACCATGCCGCAGCATTGGTGATAGCCCGTCGTGCACTGAATTACAAAGAACATATAACAAAAGAATTAAAACAGAAAGTTCAAGTCTTTAAAGAGAAGCTGAATCAAAAGGCAAATTCCTTGCCTGGGGAAGGAAGAGGGATGACCCGAAAGGTGAAGCAGATGTTCAAGAAACTGGACGGAAAGATTCTTAATTTTAACGGTTTAACCCGTTTCAAACAGGAATCATTTTATTCCGTCTGGCATGACTTGAAGATTCTTGCTTTATCAAGTAGGTGA
- a CDS encoding competence/damage-inducible protein A — protein sequence MKSEIISVGTELLLGQIVNTNAKYISLKLSTIGIDVFFQTNVGDNPKRLKECLEIAVKRSDIIILTGGLGPTMDDLTKETVAEFFDLPLIEDTDSKLSIENYFNKSNRKMTANNYKQALFPEGSKILPNEIGTAPGCIFKKNSKIIIILPGPPSELIPMFDNYVYPYLKNMSDKIIVSKVIKIFGIGESKVEDMVNDLLISSNPTVAPLISDGIVTLRITAKSDNKEEAENMIAKIEEKIKDVIGDYIFGSDDETMEYVIFNLLRERNLTLTTAESCTGGLLSKMITDIPGSSEIFKYGFVTYSNEAKHKMLGVSKQTLEKYGAVSIETAKEMAVNAKEIANADYGVSITGIAGPDGGTEKKPVGLVYIGLSYNNEFYVRKTLTMGVRQRIRLISALNAMDMIRRHILKLKIDL from the coding sequence ATGAAATCTGAAATAATTTCTGTAGGAACAGAACTTCTTCTTGGACAGATAGTAAATACTAATGCAAAATATATTTCTTTAAAACTGTCTACAATTGGAATAGATGTGTTTTTTCAAACGAATGTTGGGGATAATCCCAAAAGACTGAAAGAATGTTTAGAGATTGCCGTAAAGCGTTCCGATATTATTATTTTAACCGGAGGACTCGGACCAACAATGGATGACCTGACAAAAGAAACTGTTGCAGAATTTTTTGATTTGCCATTGATTGAAGATACTGATTCTAAACTTTCAATAGAGAATTATTTTAATAAATCCAATAGAAAAATGACAGCAAATAATTATAAACAGGCACTTTTCCCTGAGGGCTCAAAAATATTGCCAAATGAAATAGGGACAGCACCCGGTTGTATTTTTAAAAAAAATAGTAAAATAATTATAATACTTCCAGGTCCTCCCTCTGAATTAATTCCCATGTTTGATAATTATGTTTACCCATATTTAAAAAACATGAGTGATAAAATAATCGTATCTAAGGTTATAAAAATATTTGGCATAGGTGAATCTAAAGTTGAAGATATGGTAAATGATTTATTAATATCATCAAATCCAACTGTAGCTCCATTAATCAGCGATGGAATAGTTACATTAAGAATAACAGCTAAATCTGATAATAAAGAAGAAGCAGAAAATATGATAGCAAAAATTGAAGAAAAGATAAAAGACGTAATAGGAGATTATATTTTTGGTTCAGATGATGAAACAATGGAATATGTTATTTTTAACTTATTAAGAGAAAGAAATTTGACCTTAACCACAGCAGAATCTTGTACAGGTGGATTATTATCAAAAATGATAACAGATATACCAGGTTCATCGGAAATATTTAAATATGGTTTTGTTACGTATAGCAATGAAGCTAAGCACAAAATGCTTGGTGTTTCAAAACAAACACTTGAAAAATATGGTGCAGTCAGCATCGAAACAGCTAAAGAAATGGCTGTTAATGCAAAAGAAATAGCCAATGCTGATTATGGTGTTTCAATAACAGGAATTGCTGGTCCTGATGGTGGAACGGAAAAAAAGCCCGTAGGGCTTGTATATATAGGTCTATCATATAACAATGAATTTTATGTAAGAAAAACCCTAACAATGGGAGTTAGACAAAGGATAAGATTAATTTCCGCATTAAATGCTATGGATATGATTAGGAGACATATTTTAAAATTAAAAATTGACTTATAA
- the rimO gene encoding 30S ribosomal protein S12 methylthiotransferase RimO has protein sequence MDNVGIISLGCAKNTVDSEKMIGLLSKKGYKIVNNENDADIIIINTCGFIESAKRESIETIIEIGKLKAKRLKILIATGCLSERYKDELLKELPELDAVIGTGDFPQIINVIEKVKMGNKVLEYGKANILDDSNLPRVLSTPGYYGYLKIAEGCNNKCTYCIIPKLRGHYRSTKIENIVSEAESMVSNGVKELILIAQDTTKYGIDLYGKLMLPLLLKRLSEIDNLKWIRILYAYPDSITNELIEEIKTNDKIVKYLDIPLQHSNDNVLKRMKRNTRRKNIEDIIFKLRNIPGMIIRTTFIVGFPSETEEEYEDLKNFIAEKEFDRLGVFTYSREEDTEAYDMQPQIKESIKLKRYKEIMNLQKKISFNKNQKNIGRKLEVIIEGYKNNFYYGRSYMDAPEIDDTVFIKTNKKLKIGEFVSVLIKDAFEYDLLGEL, from the coding sequence ATGGATAATGTTGGTATTATTTCACTTGGTTGTGCAAAAAATACTGTGGATTCAGAAAAAATGATCGGTTTATTAAGTAAAAAAGGATATAAAATTGTTAATAATGAAAATGATGCAGATATAATTATAATAAATACCTGTGGATTTATAGAAAGTGCAAAGAGAGAATCCATAGAAACGATAATAGAAATAGGAAAACTTAAAGCCAAAAGATTAAAAATACTTATAGCAACTGGTTGTCTATCTGAAAGATACAAAGATGAATTGTTAAAAGAATTACCTGAACTTGATGCAGTAATTGGTACAGGAGATTTTCCGCAGATTATTAATGTTATTGAGAAGGTTAAAATGGGCAATAAAGTTCTTGAATATGGAAAGGCTAATATCCTGGATGATTCTAATTTGCCAAGGGTGTTAAGTACACCTGGATATTATGGATATTTGAAAATAGCTGAAGGCTGTAATAATAAATGTACCTATTGTATAATACCTAAATTAAGAGGTCATTACAGGAGTACAAAAATTGAAAATATTGTATCTGAAGCCGAATCAATGGTTTCAAATGGTGTTAAAGAGTTAATCTTAATAGCTCAAGATACAACTAAATATGGTATTGATTTATATGGAAAATTAATGCTTCCATTACTTTTAAAAAGATTATCAGAGATAGATAATTTAAAATGGATTAGAATACTTTATGCATATCCTGATAGCATTACAAATGAATTGATCGAGGAAATAAAAACAAATGATAAGATAGTTAAATATTTAGATATACCATTGCAGCATTCAAATGACAATGTTTTAAAGAGGATGAAAAGAAATACCAGAAGAAAAAATATTGAGGATATTATTTTTAAATTAAGAAATATTCCAGGTATGATAATAAGAACAACGTTTATAGTTGGATTTCCCAGTGAAACCGAAGAAGAATACGAGGATTTGAAAAACTTTATTGCTGAAAAAGAATTTGATCGATTAGGTGTTTTTACTTATTCTCGTGAAGAAGATACAGAAGCATATGATATGCAGCCGCAGATTAAGGAAAGTATAAAACTTAAAAGATATAAGGAAATAATGAATCTTCAAAAGAAAATATCTTTTAATAAAAATCAAAAAAATATTGGTAGAAAGCTTGAAGTAATTATAGAAGGATATAAAAATAATTTTTATTATGGACGTAGTTATATGGATGCGCCTGAAATTGATGATACTGTATTTATAAAAACAAATAAAAAATTAAAGATAGGAGAGTTTGTATCAGTACTGATAAAGGATGCATTTGAATACGATTTGTTAGGGGAATTATAA
- a CDS encoding DNA double-strand break repair nuclease NurA, producing MLNRSKLMPMIYELVNNDKNFLNNIKKYLHNAFEEYKKIQGNEEELIKKIKDSNTSWLTAIPIENFSSIKPLPSVPVNYSVLAVDGSQIMPDHHEIRICYLINIGYVILSYGQNSYATMNSIPTLFYKEEELYKDTNGYKTFITQKDLSFKRTIMEYNKIFECISELDKDISMAFIDGTLIEWMVQGDENESIIISSILKTFNKAKELNIPLVGYLSSPKSNDFINMLRVCICPSKAVNCNTCSYLKSGNNLPCNKISKINDSDLFSIILKDGERSPMFLSTSHILERYGEHKIAFFYMNTGSEISRIEIPFWVTEKSELVDFIHAACYDQAKKGKGYPISLQEAHEQAVVSGNDREMFYNMLSNICVKNGIKMSRSYKSQRKRSGIL from the coding sequence TTGCTTAACAGAAGTAAATTGATGCCAATGATTTATGAACTTGTCAACAATGATAAAAATTTTTTAAATAATATTAAAAAGTATCTCCATAATGCTTTTGAAGAATATAAGAAAATTCAGGGAAACGAAGAAGAACTAATAAAAAAGATCAAAGATAGTAATACATCCTGGTTAACTGCAATACCGATAGAAAATTTTAGCTCCATAAAACCGCTTCCTTCTGTACCTGTAAACTATTCTGTTCTTGCGGTAGATGGTTCACAAATAATGCCGGATCATCATGAAATAAGAATATGTTATTTAATCAATATAGGATATGTCATATTAAGTTATGGTCAAAATTCTTATGCAACAATGAATAGTATTCCAACATTATTTTATAAAGAAGAAGAACTTTATAAAGATACAAATGGTTATAAAACATTTATAACTCAAAAAGACCTTTCGTTCAAAAGAACTATAATGGAATATAATAAGATATTTGAATGTATCTCTGAACTTGATAAAGATATATCAATGGCATTTATTGATGGAACTTTAATCGAATGGATGGTACAAGGAGATGAAAATGAATCTATTATTATCAGCAGTATATTAAAAACTTTTAATAAGGCAAAAGAACTTAATATACCATTAGTGGGATATTTAAGTTCTCCTAAAAGCAATGATTTTATAAATATGCTTAGGGTTTGTATATGCCCTTCAAAGGCAGTAAATTGTAATACATGCAGTTATCTTAAATCCGGTAATAATCTTCCATGTAACAAGATAAGCAAGATAAATGATTCGGATTTGTTTTCCATAATATTGAAAGATGGAGAACGCTCTCCAATGTTTTTAAGCACGTCCCATATATTGGAAAGATATGGGGAGCATAAAATTGCATTTTTCTACATGAATACCGGAAGCGAAATATCAAGAATTGAAATCCCTTTTTGGGTTACAGAAAAAAGTGAACTTGTAGATTTCATACATGCCGCATGTTACGACCAGGCAAAAAAAGGAAAGGGATATCCCATATCGCTGCAGGAAGCTCATGAGCAGGCAGTTGTATCAGGAAATGATAGAGAAATGTTTTATAATATGCTTTCTAATATATGCGTAAAAAATGGGATTAAGATGTCGAGGTCTTATAAATCCCAGAGGAAGAGGAGTGGTATTTTGTGA
- a CDS encoding ATP-binding protein — translation MKGNLFRGSITSGLEIKLSDGNIIEDVKVGNFVVIQGKKNKYLCMVTDIKFEALNPQMLINGINIEDDIDEKIIDGTGVYGVITLSPMIQVDGEGNAISVKSIPAYGSLAQDANAEDIYNVFGIPSEENLYIGTPPEMDIPICINLKKLVERSTGVFGRAGTGKTYLTRLLLAGLVKSKCAVNLVFDAHNEYGYEAKREGGSKVKGLKQLFGSQVAIFTLDRESSLRREVPVDGVLNIAYNQITPDDIMLLNSMLNLNNTALESIYQMMKAEKNDWLYKFIKMDSSEIEEYAEEIGANGNSLQALKRKLERLTRLPFLKHIVPSDCVKQIMDFLQKGINVVIEFGNVSTLGYMLVANIITRHIHEMYVKASEKSIANDSKEPTPLVITIEEAHRFLDPSISRETTMGEIAREMRKYNVTLLIVDQRTSQIDSEVLSQIGTKITCRLEDDNDINSFLSGVNNATKLRNVLASLDQKQQALILGHAVPMPVVIKTRNYDQNFYNDVSTFSEDDFINKPFLKLLEEEKVDELFPD, via the coding sequence ATGAAAGGTAATCTGTTTAGAGGTTCTATAACATCAGGATTGGAAATCAAATTATCAGATGGAAATATAATCGAAGATGTGAAAGTTGGAAATTTTGTTGTAATTCAAGGGAAAAAAAATAAATATTTATGTATGGTAACAGATATTAAATTTGAGGCTTTAAATCCACAGATGCTTATAAATGGCATAAATATTGAAGATGATATAGATGAAAAGATAATAGATGGTACAGGAGTATATGGTGTTATAACATTATCACCAATGATACAGGTTGATGGAGAGGGAAATGCTATTTCTGTAAAATCTATTCCTGCATATGGTTCATTAGCTCAGGATGCAAATGCTGAAGATATATATAATGTATTTGGGATACCTTCAGAAGAAAATTTATACATTGGAACACCCCCGGAGATGGACATACCAATTTGTATTAATTTAAAAAAATTGGTGGAACGTAGTACAGGAGTATTTGGAAGAGCCGGTACAGGTAAAACATATCTAACAAGGCTTTTATTAGCTGGTCTTGTAAAATCTAAGTGTGCTGTTAATTTAGTTTTTGATGCACATAATGAATATGGTTATGAAGCCAAAAGAGAAGGGGGTTCAAAGGTAAAAGGCTTAAAACAACTATTTGGGAGTCAGGTAGCGATATTTACACTTGACAGAGAATCGTCACTTCGAAGGGAAGTACCTGTAGATGGGGTTCTAAATATTGCATATAATCAAATAACACCTGATGATATAATGCTGTTAAATTCTATGCTGAACTTGAATAATACAGCACTTGAAAGTATCTATCAAATGATGAAGGCAGAAAAAAACGATTGGCTTTATAAGTTTATCAAAATGGATTCATCGGAAATTGAAGAATATGCTGAAGAAATAGGTGCAAATGGAAATTCACTTCAAGCGTTAAAAAGAAAGCTGGAACGATTAACAAGACTTCCTTTTTTAAAACATATTGTTCCATCTGACTGTGTTAAACAAATAATGGACTTTTTACAAAAAGGCATAAATGTTGTCATTGAATTCGGCAATGTATCTACGCTTGGTTATATGCTTGTTGCAAACATAATTACAAGGCATATTCATGAAATGTATGTAAAGGCATCTGAAAAATCCATAGCAAATGACAGTAAAGAACCAACACCCCTTGTAATAACAATTGAAGAAGCCCATAGGTTTCTTGACCCATCAATTTCAAGAGAAACAACTATGGGTGAAATAGCAAGAGAAATGCGTAAATATAATGTTACATTATTAATTGTAGATCAACGTACTTCTCAAATAGATTCTGAAGTATTATCACAGATAGGCACAAAGATTACCTGTAGGCTTGAAGATGATAATGATATAAATTCGTTTTTATCAGGTGTAAATAATGCAACAAAATTGAGAAATGTACTTGCAAGTCTCGATCAAAAACAGCAGGCTTTGATTTTGGGTCATGCGGTTCCTATGCCTGTTGTTATAAAAACAAGAAATTATGATCAAAATTTTTATAACGATGTATCAACATTTTCAGAAGATGATTTTATTAATAAGCCTTTTTTAAAGCTTTTAGAAGAAGAAAAAGTCGATGAACTATTTCCAGATTAG